In the Brassica napus cultivar Da-Ae chromosome A7, Da-Ae, whole genome shotgun sequence genome, one interval contains:
- the LOC106354200 gene encoding kinesin-like protein KIN-14Q, producing MADLDSYCELSNDVVDMEQSSDPVALGFSLASPDLVNCGVSPDIPRGSYVDSPEIAKKLRFSTELSLENGIDGRKTRSVKFSAINQTFEFELSPESSFELPSPPGNATTPVMSVNSGSINEDVTVGDVTFLKDEFFSGGGTVMTDDVVGSEEEALLYRTARVGDFAYMFKALDPGDYFIDLHFAEIEFTEGPAGVRVFDIFIQGAKVISGLDLFSQVGSNTPFVISDLRMLVGVEGELTVRLEGVIGAAILCGISVRKEATATYGGDTGVLAVKGKTDTVLSLPPQKNVDCGTEEETPEVSSDCEQQKKEMADMKRMVDELKQENQRKSRECEEALNSLRELQNELMRKSMHVGSLAFAVEGQVKEKSRWFSSLRDLTRKLKIMKMEQIKLLEEASTYKSLVQDINVFSSHIHSRVKHDAELHENLKAKFVEGEKERKELYNKILELKGNIRVFCRCRPLNFEEIEAGVSMGIDVESTKNGEVIVMSNGFPKKSFKFDSVFGPNASQADVFEDTAPFATSVIDGYNVCIFAYGQTGTGKTFTMEGTQDNRGVNYRTLKNLFEIMKERENRYSYEISVSVLEVYNEQIRDLLVPASQNASAAKRFEIRQVNEGSHHVPGLVEARVSTMEEVWDVLKTGSNARAVGKTTANEHSSRSHCIHCVMVKGENLLNGECTKSKLWLVDLAGSERVAKTEVQGERLKETQNINKSLSALGDVIYALANKSSHIPFRNSKLTHLLQDSLGGDSKTLMFVQISPNEKDNSETLCSLNFASRVRGIELGPAKKQLDNTELLKYKQMVEKWKQDMKGKDEQMRKMEETMLGLEAKVKERDTKNKTLQEKVKELESQLLVERKLARQHVDTKIAEQHTKQQSEDENNTSKRPPLANMLLGSNKTSNETASSKETVSTSSYDLPPLPNGGLKCNDLTEKENNPDMAERLPIPKRTGRFSVGPKRILPAPAPRRSTLAPTPYLPITSTSPLRSSRQATITNSPDEKSGTNQVPCISPKLHKSNGKTLTSILRRSMQKRMQTKSSTPRQQQQPLRRGGINVGMEKVRLSIGSRGKLAHRVQLTNARKAGLKETPLKQAQKEKERWI from the exons ATGGCAGATCTGGATTCATATTGCGAATTGAGTAACG ATGTTGTTGATATGGAACAATCTAGCGATCCCGTAGCGTTAGGCTTCTCTCTAGCATCTCCCGATCTAGTCAATTGCGGCGTTTCGCCTGATATACCTCGAGGAAGCTACGTAGACTCGCCGGAGATCGCTAAGAAGCTCAGATTCTCCACCGAGCTTTCTCTGGAGAACGGAATCGACGGACGTAAAACTCGATCGGTTAAATTCTCGGCGATTAATCAGACGTTTGAGTTTGAGCTGTCTCCTGAGTCTTCCTTTGAGCTGCCTTCTCCGCCTGGGAACGCGACGACGCCTGTGATGAGTGTTAACTCGGGGTCTATAAACGAGGATGTGACTGTGGGGGATGTGACTTTCTTGAAGGATGAGTTTTTTAGTGGAGGTGGGACTGTGATGACTGATGATGTTGTTGGCAGCGAGGAGGAGGCTTTGTTGTATCGGACGGCTAGAGTTGGTGATTTTGCGTATATGTTTAAGGCATTGGATCCTGGGGATTACTTTATTGATCTGCATTTCGCGGAAATTGAGTTCACTGAAGGTCCCGCGGGAGTTAGAGTTTTCGATATATTTATTCAAGGAGCAAAG GTTATATCCGGACTTGATTTGTTTTCGCAAGTGGGATCAAATACACCTTTTGTGATCTCTGATCTGAGGATGCTCGTTGGTGTGGAAGGAGAGTTAACTGTACGGTTAGAAGGAGTGATAGGAGCCGCAATTCTATGTGGCATTTCTGTTAGGAAGGAGGCAACGGCTACTT ATGGTGGGGACACTGGAGTGCTAGCGGTGAAAGGAAAAACTGACACTGTTCTGTCTCTGCCTCCTCAA aaaaatgtgGACTGCGGTACGGAAGAAGAGACCCCTGAGGTGAGTAGTGACTGTGAGCAGCAGAAGAAAGAGATGGCGGACATGAAGAGAATGGTTGACGAACTGAAACAAGAGAATCAACGAAAGAGTAGAGAATGCGAAGAAGCATTGAATTCTCTCCGTGAGCTTCAGAATGAGCTAATGCGCAAGTCGATGCATGTTGGTTCTTTAG CCTTTGCTGTGGAGGGACAAGTCAAAGAGAAGAGCAGATGGTTCTCTTCATTAAGAGATTTGACAAGAAAATTGAAG ATTATGAAAATGGAGCAAATTAAGCTGTTGGAGGAGGCATCCACATACAAATCGCTAGTCCAAGATATCAACGTGTTCAGTTCTCACATCCACTCCAGAG TAAAGCATGACGCAGAATTGCATGAAAATCTCAAAGCTAAATTTGTAGAGGGAGAAAAAGAGAGGAAAGAACTATACAACAAGATACTAGAGCTAAAAG GAAACATCAGAGTCTTTTGCAGGTGTCGCCCCCTAAACTTTGAAGAAATTGAAGCAGGAGTGTCAATGGGAATCGATGTTGAGTCAACCAAAAATGGAGAGGTCATAGTCATGTCAAATGGGTTTCCCAAGAAAAGCTTCAAGTTCGATTCTGTCTTTGGTCCTAACGCTTCCCAAG CTGATGTTTTTGAGGATACTGCTCCTTTTGCTACATCGGTCATTGATGGATACAACGTTTGTATCTTTGCCTATGGCCAGACTGGTACTGGGAAAACCTTTACCATGGAGGGAACTCAAGATAACCGTGGTGTAAATTATAGAACTCTGAAGAATCTGTTCGAAATAATGAAGGAACGAGAAAACCGCTACAGTTATGAGATCTCGGTCAGTGTCTTGGAAGTTTACAACGAGCAAATAAGAGATTTGTTGGTCCCTGCTTCACAAAATGCATCTGCAGCGAAAAG GTTTGAGATAAGGCAAGTGAATGAAGGAAGCCACCACGTACCAGGATTGGTTGAAGCACGCGTGTCAACCATGGAGGAGGTTTGGGATGTGTTGAAAACAGGAAGCAATGCAAGGGCTGTTGGGAAAACGACGGCCAATGAGCACAGCAGCCGATCTCACTG CATTCACTGCGTGATGGTAAAAGGGGAGAATTTGTTGAATGGAGAATGCACAAAGAGCAAACTGTGGTTAGTTGATTTAGCAGGAAGCGAACGGGTTGCAAAGACAGAAGTGCAAGGAGAACGGCTCAAGGAGACCCAAAACATCAACAAATCTTTATCTGCTCTTGGTGACGTTATATATGCTCTTGCCAACAAAAGCTCCCACATTCCTTTCAG AAACTCGAAGCTCACTCACTTACTTCAGGATTCTCTAG GAGGAGATTCGAAGACCCTCATGTTTGTACAAATCAGTCCTAACGAGAAGGACAACAGTGAAACGCTATGCTCACTGAATTTTGCTAGCAGAGTTAGAGGGATAGAGTTGGGGCCTGCAAAGAAGCAGTTAGACAATACTGAACTCTTGAAATACAAGCAAATG gttgaAAAATGGAAACAAGATATGAAAGGAAAAGACGAACAGATGAGGAAAATGGAGGAAACAATGCTCGGTTTAGAAGCAAAAGTCAAGGAGCGAGACACTAAGAACAAAACCCTTCAAGAAAAG GTAAAAGAACTTGAATCGCAGTTGCTGGTGGAGAGGAAGCTAGCTCGTCAACATGTAGACACAAAGATTGCTGAGCAGCATACAAAACAGCAGAGCGAAGATGAAAACAACACCTCAAAGAGGCCACCACTAGCAAACATGCTGTTGGGAAGCAACAAGACCTCAAATGAAACAGCATCTTCGAAAGAAACAGTGAGCACCTCCAGCTACGACCTACCTCCTTTACCTAACGGTGGCCTCAAGTGTAACGACCTCACTGAAAAGGAGAACAATCCGGACATGGCTGAGCGGTTGCCAATACCAAAGAGAACAGGAAGATTCTCCGTTGGTCCAAAACGCATCCTACCAGCTCCAGCTCCAAGAAGGAGTACTCTTGCGCCAACGCCATACCTCCCAATCACATCAACTTCGCCGTTAAGGTCATCACGCCAAGCTACAATCACAAACTCGCCTGATGAAAAGAGCGGCACTAACCAAGTCCCTTGCATCAGTCCTAAGTTGCATAAAAGTAACGGGAAGACGCTGACCAGCATACTGAGACGAAGCATGCAAAAGAGAATGCAAACAAAATCTTCTACCCcgagacaacaacaacaaccgtTGAGAAGAGGTGGCATTAATGTTGGAATGGAGAAGGTTAGGCTGTCTATAGGAAGCAGAGGGAAGTTAGCTCATAGAGTGCAGCTAACCAATGCTCGTAAGGCAGGTTTAAAAGAGACACCACTGAAACAGGCAcagaaggagaaagagagatggatctga